Proteins encoded together in one Eubalaena glacialis isolate mEubGla1 chromosome 7, mEubGla1.1.hap2.+ XY, whole genome shotgun sequence window:
- the PLXNB1 gene encoding plexin-B1 isoform X3, translating into MPALGPALLQALWAGWVLTLQPPPPTAFTPNGTHLQHLARDPTSGTLYLGATNFLFQLSPQLQLEATVSTGPVLDSRDCLPPVTPDECPQAQPTNNPNQLLLVSPGALVVCGSVHQGVCEQRRLGQLGQLLLRPERPGDTQYVAANDPAVTTVGLVAQGLAGEPLLFVGRGYTSRGVGGGIPPITTRALRPLDPQAAFSYEETAKLAVGRLSEYSHHFVSAFARGASAYFLFLRRDLQAQSRAFRAYVSRVCLRDQHYYSYVELPLACQGGRYGLIQAAAVAMSAEVARGEVLFAAFSSAAPPTVGRPPSAAAGASGASALCAFPLDEVDRLANRTRDACYTREGRAEDGAEVAYIEYDVNSDCAQLPVDTLDAYPCGSDHTPSPMASRVPLEATPVLEWPGVQLTAVAITVEDGHTIAFLGDSQGQLHKVYLGPGSDGHPYSTRIMQQGSAVSRDLIFDGAFEHLYVMTQSTLLKVPVASCAQHLDCASCLAHRDPYCGWCVLLGRCSRRSECSRGRGLERWLWSFQPEVGCLRVAALSPANISREERREVFLSVPDLPPLWPGESYSCHFGEYQSPALLTSSGVMCPSPDPSEAPELPREADHVSVSLELRFGAVVIAEASLSFYDCMAVTLLRPSAQCQACVRSLWGCNWCVWQHLCTHKASCDAGPMVVSRQSPPLSPAPPARDAPTSFPPTAPRATVTPAPYALPVDTPSTATALDVPSGARPSLLSPREPWAGPGPTPASASTGSPLHEAPPPPSPRQRPGTAVPAPTAFGPIATAEDLLASHPLPSDAAALPPALAEPGPEALPSAVPLDQPPGTAPATTFPGAAGSTKPALDWLMREGGELPEADEWTGGDTPAFSTSTLLSGDGDSAEHEGPPAPLILLSSLDYQYDTPGLWELEETTLGPGSCPCVESVQGSSLMPVHVQREVRLLGRNLHLFQDSPGDHECVMELEGHEVVVEARVECELPPDTRCHVTCQQHQLSYEALQPELRVGLFLRRAGHLRVDSVDGLHVVLYDCSVGHEDCSRCQTAMPQYGCVWCKGEHPRCVAREACGEAEAVVTQCPAPLIHSVEPLTGPVDGGTRVTIRGSNLGQHVQDVQDTVGVAGVPCAVDAQEYEVSSSLVCITGASGEEVAGAVTVEVPGRGHGVSEHDFAYQDPKVHSVFPARGPRAGGTSLTLHGSKLLTGRLEDIRVVVGDQPCHLLLEQQAEQLRCETSPHPTPATLPVAVWFGAAERRLHHSQFEYTSDPNVTSAGPAKSFLSGGREIWVRGQNLDVVQTPRIRVTVAMRAPGPGQGLGRRHRVIPETACSPGASCGGLHFEEPCHVNSSQLITCRTPALPGLPEDPWVRVEFILDNLVFDFATLNPTPFSYEADPTLQPLNPEDPTTPFRHKPGSVLSVEGENLDLAMSKEEVVAMIGDGPCMVKTLTRHHLYCEPPVEQPLPWHHALREVPDALPEFTVQMGNLRFSLGHVQYDGESPVAFPMAAQVGLGVGTSLLALGVIIIVLMYRRKSKQALRDYKKVQIQLENLESSVRDRCKKEFTDLMTEMTDLTSDLLGSGIPFLDYKVYAERVFFPGHQESPLHRDLGVPESRRPTVEQGLGQLSNLLNSKLFLIKFIHTLESQRTFSARDRAYVASLLTVALHGKLEYFTDILRTLLSDLVAQYVAKNPKLMLRRTETVVEKLLTNWMSICLYTFVRDSVGEPLYMLFRGIKHQVDKGPVDSVTGKAKYTLNDNRLLREDVEYRPLTLNALLAVGPGAGEAQGVPVKVLDCDTISQAKEKMLDQLYKGVPLAQRPDPRTLDVEWRSGVAGHLILSDEDVTSEVQGLWRRLNTLQHYKVPDGATVALVPCLTKHVLRESQDYVPGESLGTGTPMLEDVDEGGIRPWHLVKPSEEPEPPRPRRGSLRGGERERAKAIPEIYLTRLLSMKGTLQKFVDDLFQVILSTSRPVPLAVKYFFDLLDEQAQQHGISDQDTVHIWKTNSLPLRFWINIIKNPQFVFDVQTSDNMDAVFLVIAQTFMDACTLADHKLGRDSPINKLLYARDIPRYKRMVERYYADIRQTIPASDQEMNSILAELSRNYSGDLGVRVALHELYKYINKYYDQIITALEEDGTAQKMQLGYRLQQIAAAVENKVTDL; encoded by the exons ATGCCTGCCCTCGGCCCAGCTCTTCTCCAGGCACTCTGGGCCGGGTGGGTCCTCACCCTCCAGCCCCCACCACCGACTGCTTTCACTCCCAATGGTACACATCTGCAGCACCTGGCGCGGGATCCCACCTCAGGCACCCTCTACCTAGGGGCCACCAACTTCCTGTTCCAGCTGAGCCCTCAACTGCAGCTGGAGGCCACTGTGTCCACTGGCCCTGTGCTAGACAGCAGGGACTGTCTGCCACCTGTGACGCCTGATGAGTGCCCTCAGGCCCAGCCCACCAACAACCCGAACCAGCTGCTCCTGGTGAGCCCCGGGGCCCTGGTGGTGTGTGGCAGTGTGCACCAGGGGGTCTGTGAGCAGCGGCGCCTGGGGCAGCTCGGGCAGCTGTTGCTGCGGCCAGAGCGACCTGGGGACACCCAGTATGTGGCCGCCAACGACCCTGCCGTCACCACGGTGGGACTGGTGGCCCAGGGCTTGGCTGGGGAGCCCCTCCTCTTTGTGGGGCGGGGCTACACCAGCAGGGGCGTGGGGGGTGGCATCCCTCCCATCACTACCCGCGCCTTAAGGCCGCTGGACCCCCAGGCCGCCTTCTCTTACGAGGAGACGGCCAAGCTAGCTGTGGGCCGCCTCTCCGAGTACAGCCACCACTTTGTGAGCGCCTTTGCACGCGGGGCCAGTGCCTACTTCCTCTTTCTCCGGCGGGACCTGCAGGCTCAGTCTCGAGCTTTCCGTGCCTATGTGTCCCGTGTGTGCCTCCGGGACCAGCACTACTACTCCTACGTGGAGTTGCCTCTGGCCTGTCAGGGGGGCCGCTACGGGCTGATCCAGGCTGCGGCTGTGGCCATGTCCGCGGAGGTGGCCCGGGGGGAGGTGCTGTTTGCAGCCTTCTCCTCGGCCGCTCCCCCCACTGTGGGCCGGCCCCCGTCGGCAGCTGCCGGGGCATCTGGAGCCTCTGCCCTCTGTGCCTTCCCCCTGGATGAGGTGGATCGCCTTGCTAATCGCACACGCGATGCCTGCTACACTCGGGAGGGCCGCGCTGAGGATGGGGCCGAGGTGGCCTACATTGAGTATGATGTCAATTCCGACTGTGCTCAGCTGCCCGTG GACACCCTGGATGCTTACCCTTGTGGCTCAGACCACACGCCCAGCCCCATGGCCAGCCGTGTCCCTCTGGAAGCCACGCCAGTTCTGGAGTGGCCAGGGGTTCAGCTAACAGCCGTGGCGATCACTGTGGAAGATGGACACACCATTGCTTTCCTGGGTGACAGTCAAGGGCAGCTGCATAAG GTCTACTTGGGCCCAGGGAGTGATGGCCACCCGTACTCCACACGGATCATGCAGCAGGGGTCTGCGGTGAGCAGAGACCTCATCTTTGATGGGGCCTTCGAGCACCTGTATGTCATGACCCAGAGCACG CTTCTCAAGGTTCCTGTGGCCTCCTGTGCTCAGCACCTGGACTGTGCATCTTGCCTGGCTCACAGGGACCCATACTGTGGGTGGTGTGTGCTCCTCGGCAG GTGCAGTCGCCGTTCCGAGTGCTCTCGGGGCCGGGGCTTAGAGCGGTGGCTGTGGAGCTTCCAGCCTGAGGTGGGCTGTCTGCGAGTGGCAGCCTTGAGTCCTGCTAACATCAGCcgtgaggagaggagggag GTTTTCTTGTCGGTACCTGATCTGCCACCCCTGTGGCCAGGGGAGTCTTATTCCTGCCACTTCGGGGAATACCAGAGCCCTGCCCTGCTGACCAGTTCTGGTGTGATGTGCCCCTCCCCAGACCCTAGTGAGGCTCCAGAGCTGCCGAGAGAAGCCG ACCACGTCTCCGTGAGCCTGGAGCTCAGGTTTGGCGCCGTCGTGATTGCCGAGGCTTCCCTCTCCTTCTATGACTGCATGGCCGTCACCTTGCTCCGCCCGTCTGCACA GTGCCAGGCCTGCGTGAGAAGCCTCTGGGGGTGTAACTGGTGCGTCTGGCAGCACCTGTGCACACACAAGGCCTCGTGTGATGCTGGGCCCATGGTGGTCAGCCGACAG AGCccgcccctctccccagcccctcctgcaaGAGACGCACCCACCTCCTTCccacccacagcccccagggccacgGTCACCCCGGCTCCTTACGCCCTTCCCGTGGACACTCCTTCCACAGCCACAGCCTTGGATGTCCCCTCCGGGGCCAGGCCTTCCCTGCTCAGCCCCCGGGAGCCGTGGGCAGGTCCCGGCCCCACACCTGCCTCAGCTTCCACGGGCTCACCTCTCCATgaggcccctcctcctcccagcccccgccaGAGGCCTGGAACCGCTGTCCCTGCCCCCACGGCCTTCGGACCCATAGCCACCGCCGAGGACCTCTTGGCCTCACACCCATTGCCCTCAGACGCAGCAGCACTGCCCCCCGCCCTTGCAGAGCCTGGCCCCGAGGCTCTCCCCTCTGCGGTACCCCTGGACCAGCCCCCCGGCACGGCTCCCGCCACCACTTTCCCAGGGGCCGCTGGCTCCACGAAGCCCGCTCTGGACTGGCTCATGAGAGAAGGCGGCGAGCTGCCCGAGGCGGACGAGTGGACGGGGGGTGACACACCCGCCTTCTCCACTTCCACCCTCCTCTCAGGTGATGGAGACTCTGCTGAGCACGAGGGCCCTCCCGCCCCCCTCATCCTCCTGTCCAGCCTTGACTACCAGTACGACACCCCTGGGCTCTGGGAGCTG GAGGAGACGACCTTGGGGCCAGGCTCCTGCCCTTGTGTGGAGAGCGTGCAGGGCTCCAGCCTGATGCCGGTCCACGTGCAGCGAGAAGTGCGACTGCTGGGCAGGAACCTGCACCTCTTCCAG GACAGCCCAGGAGACCATGAGTGTGTGATGGAGCTGGAGGGCCACGAGGTGGTGGTTGAGGCCCGGGTCGAATGCGAGCTGCCTCCAGATACCCGGTGCCACGTCACCTGCCAGCAGCACCAG CTCAGCTATGAGGCTCTGCAGCCAGAGCTCCGCGTGGGGCTGTTTCTGCGTCGGGCTGGCCATCTGCGTGTGGACAGTGTGGATGGGCTGCACG TGGTGCTTTATGACTGTTCCGTGGGACACGAGGACTGCAGCCGCTGCCAAACTGCCATGCCCCAGTACGGCTGTGTGTGGTGCAAGGGGGAGCATCCACGCTGCGTGGCCCGGGAGGCCTGTGGcgaggctgaggctgtggtcaCCCAGTGCCCGGCACCCCTCATCCACTCG GTGGAGCCACTGACTGGGCCTGTAGACGGAGGCACCCGTGTCACCATCAGGGGCTCCAACCTGGGCCAACATGTGCAGGACGTGCAGGACACGGTCGGGGTGGCTGGAGTGCCCTGTGCTGTGGATGCTCAGGAGTACGAGGTGTCCAGCAG CCTTGTGTGTATCACTGGGGCCAGCGGGGAGGAGGTGGCAGGCGCTGTGACGGTGGAGGTGCCAGGAAGAGGACACGGCGTCTCAGAGCATGACTTTGCCTACCAG GACCCAAAGGTGCATTCCGTCTTCCCGGCCCGAGGCCCCAGAGCCGGGGGCACCAGCCTCACCCTGCACGGCTCCAAGCTTCTGACCGGGCGGCTGGAGGACATCCGAGTGGTAGTTGGAGACCAGCCTTGTCACCT GCTGCTGGAGCAGCAGGCGGAGCAGCTGCGGTGTGAGACCAGCCCACACCCCACGCCTGCCACGCTCCCCGTGGCTGTGTGGTTTGGGGCTGCTGAGCGGAGGCTTCATCACAGCCAGTTTGAGTACACATCAGACCCCAACGTCACCTCTGCTGGCCCCGCCAAGAGCTTCCTCAG TGGAGGACGTGAGATATGGGTCCGTGGCCAGAATTTGGACGTGGTACAGACACCAAGAATCCGAGTGACTGTGGCCATGAGAGCGCCAGGGCCAGGCCAGGGGCTTGGGCGGAGGCACCGCGTGATCCCAGAGACGGCgtgctcccctggagcctcctgtGGCGGCCTTCAC TTTGAGGAGCCTTGCCACGTGAACTCCTCCCAGCTCATCACGTGCCGCACGCCGGCCCTCCCAGGCCTGCCTGAGGACCCCTGGGTCCGTGTGGAATTCATCCTTGACAACCTGGTCTTTGACTTTGCAACACTGAACCCCACACCCTTCTCCTATGAGGCCGACCCCACTTTGCAGCCCCTCAACCCCGAGGACCCCACCACACCATTCCGGCACAAGCCTGGGAGTGTGCTCTCTGTGGAG GGGGAGAATCTGGACCTTGCAATGTCCAAGGAGGAGGTGGTGGCCATGATAGGGGACGGCCCCTGCATGGTGAAGACGCTGACCCGGCACCACCTGTACTGTGAGCCCCCCGTGGAGCAGCCCCTACCCTggcatcatgccctccgggagGTGCCTGACGCTTTGCCTGAGTTCACG GTGCAGATGGGGAACCTACGCTTCTCCCTGGGCCACGTGCAGTACGATGGCGAGAGCCCTGTGGCTTTTCCCATGGCAGCCCAGGTGGGCTTGGGGGTGGGCACCTCTCTTCTGGCTCTGGGTGTCATCATCATTGTCCTCATGTACAG GAGGAAGAGCAAGCAGGCTCTGAGGGACTATAAGAAGGTGCAGATCCAGCTGGAGAATCTGGAGAGCAGCGTGCGGGACCGCTGCAAGAAGGAGTTCACAG ACCTTATGACCGAGATGACCGATCTTACCAGTGACCTTCTGGGCAGCGGCATCCCCTTCCTCGACTACAAGGTGTATGCCGAGAGGGTCTTCTTCCCTGGGCACCAGGAGTCGCCCTTGCACCGGGACCTGGGCGTGCCTGAGAGCAGGCGACCCACTGTGGAACAAGGGCTGGGGCAGCTCTCCAACCTGCTTAACAGCAAGCTCTTCCTCATCAAG TTCATCCACACCCTGGAGAGCCAGCGCACCTTCTCAGCTCGGGACCGCGCCTATGTGGCATCTCTGCTCACCGTGGCACTGCATGGGAAGCTTGAGTACTTCACTGACATCCTGCgcaccctgctcagtgacctggtGGCCCAGTATGTGGCCAAGAACCCCAAACTGATGCTGCGCAG GACAGAGACCGTGGTGGAGAAGCTGCTCACCAACTGGATGTCCATCTGCCTGTACACTTTCGTGAGG GACTCGGTAGGGGAGCCTCTGTACATGCTTTTCCGTGGAATTAAGCATCAAGTGGACAAGGGGCCGGTAGACAGCGTGACTGGCAAAGCCAAATACACCCTGAATGACAACCGCCTGCTCCGAGAGGACGTGGAGTACCGTCCCCTG ACCTTGAATGCACTACTGGCCGTGGGGCCTGGAGCGGGAGAAGCCCAGGGCGTGCCCGTGAAGGTCCTGGACTGTGACACCATCTCCCAGGCCAAGGAAAAGATGTTGGACCAGCTTTATAAAGGAGTGCCTCTTGCCCAGCGGCCAGACCCCCGCACCCTGGACGTCG AATGGCGGTCTGGGGTGGCCGGGCATCTCATTCTTTCCGACGAGGACGTGACTTCTGAGGTCCAGGGTCTGTGGAGGCGTCTGAACACCCTGCAGCATTAcaag GTCCCAGACGGAGCAACTGTGGCCCTCGTCCCCTGCCTCACCAAGCATGTCCTCCGGGAAAGCCAGGATTACGTCCCTGGAGAGA GTCTTGGTACAGGGACCCCAATGCTGGAGGATGTGGACGAGGGGGGCATCCGGCCCTGGCACCTGGTGAAGCCAAGCGAGGAGCCGGAGCCGCCCAGGCCTCGGAGGGGCAGCCTCCGGGGCGGGGAGCGGGAGCGAGCCAAGGCCATCCCTGAGATCTACCTGACCCGCCTGCTGTCCAtgaag GGCACCCTGCAGAAGTTTGTGGATGACCTGTTCCAGGTGATTCTCAGCACCAGCCGTCCCGTGCCGCTCGCTGTGAAGTACTTCTTTGACCTGCTGGACGAGCAGGCCCAGCAGCATGGCATCTCGGACCAGGACACTGTCCATATATGGAAGACCaacag CTTGCCGCTGAGGTTCTGGATCAATATAATAAAAAACCCACAGTTTGTGTTCGACGTGCAGACATCTGACAACATGGATGCGGTGTTCCTGGTCATTGCACAGACCTTCATGGATGCCTGCACCCTGGCTGACCACAAGCTGGGCCGG GACTCTCCCATCAACAAACTTCTGTATGCTCGGGATATTCCCCGGTACAAACGGATGGTGGAAAG GTACTACGCAGACATCAGACAGACCATCCCTGCCAGTGATCAAGAGATGAACTCCATCCTGGCCGAGCTGTCCCGG AACTACTCTGGAGACCTGGGGGTGCGAGTGGCCCTGCACGAACTCTACAAGTATATCAACAAATACTATGACCAG ATCATCACTGCCCTGGAGGAAGATGGCACGGCCCAGAAGATGCAGCTGGGCTATCGGCTCCAGCAGATCGCAGCGGCTGTAGAAAACAAGGTCACAGATCTGTAG